Proteins from a genomic interval of Haloplasma contractile SSD-17B:
- the nagB gene encoding glucosamine-6-phosphate deaminase yields the protein MKVEICNTYEEISKKAAAFIIEQVNQVPNSVIGFATGSSPIGLYKELVRDYRENATSYKDVISFNLDEYFGINKDNDQSYYYFMKTHLFKHIDIKKEHIHIPSGDSEDVLEECEFYNKKLAEHIVDIQILGIGSNGHIGFNEPGTPFDQKTHVIELDEKTRQDNARFFNSYDEVPQYAVTMGIKNILQARKILLIATGEKKADAVKRMIEGPETIDLPASALQSHPDVTVLVDYEAASMLSQNFKKSS from the coding sequence ATGAAAGTAGAAATATGCAATACATATGAAGAAATAAGTAAAAAGGCAGCAGCGTTCATAATTGAGCAAGTGAACCAAGTGCCGAACTCGGTAATTGGATTTGCAACAGGAAGTTCTCCTATCGGACTATACAAAGAATTAGTTCGAGATTATAGAGAGAATGCGACAAGCTATAAAGATGTCATTTCATTTAATTTGGATGAGTATTTTGGAATTAATAAAGACAATGACCAAAGTTATTATTACTTCATGAAAACTCATTTATTCAAACATATTGACATTAAAAAAGAACACATTCATATACCTAGTGGAGACTCAGAGGATGTGTTAGAAGAGTGTGAATTCTATAATAAAAAATTAGCAGAACATATTGTCGATATTCAAATTCTTGGGATTGGTAGCAATGGACATATTGGTTTTAATGAACCTGGAACACCATTCGACCAAAAGACCCATGTTATTGAATTAGATGAAAAAACAAGGCAGGATAATGCTAGATTTTTCAATTCATATGATGAGGTTCCTCAATATGCTGTAACAATGGGAATAAAAAACATATTACAAGCAAGGAAGATTTTATTGATTGCGACCGGCGAAAAAAAGGCAGATGCAGTGAAACGTATGATTGAGGGACCAGAAACAATTGACTTACCAGCGTCAGCGTTACAATCACATCCTGATGTAACGGTATTAGTCGATTATGAAGCCGCATCAATGCTCTCACAGAATTTTAAAAAGTCATCATAA
- the mtaB gene encoding tRNA (N(6)-L-threonylcarbamoyladenosine(37)-C(2))-methylthiotransferase MtaB, which produces MATIAFHTLGCKVNYYETEGIWELFKKEGYEKVDFKEQADVYVINTCTVTNTGDSKSRKEIRRAIRRNPDAVICVTGCYAQTKPNDIEEIDGVDLIIGTNGRDKIIELVNRFLKERQPITYINDVLRDAEFEDLDVNSFSERTRATLKIQEGCNKFCTFCIIPYARGRMRSKKPERVVSQIQQLVDNGHLEVVLTGIHTGGYGIDFEDYDLADLINDIEEKVVGIKKIRISSIEINQLDDKMLDVIKNSKILAKHLHIPLQSGCDTVLKRMNRKYNTSEYLAKIKEIRDILPDIAITTDVIVGFPGESDKEFKDTYDFIEQIQFSELHVFPYSMRTGTKASKMKQQVRKIEKSLRVNELISLSNKLAEAYVEKFKGASLDVIFEEIDKENSDYVIGHTTNYIKVAAKTDQSIIGQVKKVQLIETTYPIAKGIIK; this is translated from the coding sequence ATGGCAACAATTGCTTTTCATACATTAGGATGTAAGGTAAACTATTATGAAACAGAAGGAATATGGGAGTTATTTAAGAAAGAAGGTTATGAAAAGGTTGATTTCAAAGAACAAGCAGATGTCTATGTGATCAATACTTGTACTGTAACCAATACAGGAGATAGTAAGAGTAGAAAAGAAATCAGAAGAGCGATCCGTCGTAATCCTGACGCTGTAATATGTGTAACAGGTTGCTATGCGCAAACAAAACCAAATGATATTGAGGAAATTGATGGAGTAGATCTAATCATTGGTACAAACGGTCGTGATAAGATCATAGAATTAGTCAATCGTTTTCTAAAGGAACGTCAACCAATCACCTATATAAATGATGTGCTTCGTGATGCCGAATTTGAAGACTTAGATGTAAATTCATTTTCAGAGCGTACTCGTGCAACTTTAAAGATTCAAGAAGGGTGCAATAAGTTTTGTACGTTCTGTATTATACCTTATGCTAGGGGACGTATGCGATCTAAAAAGCCCGAACGTGTCGTAAGTCAAATTCAGCAATTAGTGGATAATGGTCATTTAGAAGTTGTATTAACTGGTATCCACACCGGTGGTTATGGAATTGACTTTGAAGATTATGACCTAGCAGATTTAATCAACGACATTGAAGAGAAGGTTGTTGGAATTAAAAAAATTAGAATTTCATCCATTGAAATCAATCAACTAGATGATAAAATGTTAGACGTTATAAAAAACTCAAAGATATTAGCAAAACACCTACATATTCCATTGCAATCAGGTTGTGACACCGTATTAAAACGAATGAATCGTAAATATAATACCAGTGAATATCTAGCTAAAATTAAAGAAATTCGAGATATTTTGCCAGATATCGCAATCACAACAGATGTGATTGTGGGGTTCCCAGGAGAATCGGATAAGGAATTTAAGGATACGTATGACTTTATAGAACAAATACAATTCAGTGAATTACATGTCTTTCCATATTCCATGCGTACAGGGACTAAAGCGTCTAAAATGAAGCAGCAAGTTCGTAAAATAGAAAAATCATTGCGCGTGAATGAACTAATCTCACTTTCTAATAAGTTAGCAGAAGCGTATGTTGAGAAATTTAAAGGTGCAAGTTTGGATGTTATCTTTGAGGAAATTGATAAAGAGAATTCTGATTATGTGATCGGTCATACTACAAACTATATCAAAGTCGCTGCCAAAACAGATCAGTCTATAATCGGGCAAGTTAAAAAGGTACAACTTATTGAAACGACCTATCCGATAGCAAAAGGTATTATTAAATAA
- the nagA gene encoding N-acetylglucosamine-6-phosphate deacetylase encodes MQCIGIKNASILTPDGFKEGNLRINEGKIDELFCHDTSDFITFNGPVMVIPGFIDQHIHGAGNKDTMDGTNEAIRIIAKTIAKEGTTSFLATTMTQSKEAINQALKTVSNYMDQASIDGAEVLGVHLEGPFINKEACGAQPVEHIITPTVEQFKRFQDIAKGSIKMVTIAPEVDGAHELIKHLHENQVVASIGHTVATYNDVVKAIRSGARNVTHCYNAMTPLHHREPGVVGATFLHDELKAELIADGIHVCKESVNILYKNKMKDGIILITDAMRAKGLGDGTYDLGGQKVEVNGHEARLGNGTLAGSVLEYATGVKNMMHFTDTTIEDVSIMASQNPAKQIGVFDRKGSIEEGKDADLVILDQDYNVLMTICRGHIVYSK; translated from the coding sequence ATGCAATGTATTGGAATTAAGAATGCATCCATTTTAACTCCTGATGGATTCAAAGAAGGAAATTTACGGATAAACGAAGGAAAAATCGATGAACTTTTTTGTCATGATACGAGCGACTTTATAACGTTTAATGGGCCTGTTATGGTCATTCCAGGCTTTATCGATCAACATATCCACGGAGCAGGAAATAAAGATACAATGGATGGTACGAATGAAGCTATTCGGATAATTGCAAAAACGATTGCTAAGGAAGGAACTACAAGCTTCTTGGCAACAACAATGACGCAATCGAAGGAAGCTATTAACCAGGCCTTGAAAACTGTTTCGAACTATATGGACCAGGCATCTATAGATGGGGCAGAAGTTCTAGGGGTTCACTTAGAGGGGCCGTTTATTAATAAGGAAGCATGTGGTGCACAACCAGTTGAACATATCATAACACCCACAGTTGAGCAATTTAAAAGATTTCAGGACATAGCCAAAGGATCAATTAAGATGGTAACAATCGCTCCTGAGGTAGATGGTGCTCATGAGTTAATCAAGCATTTACACGAGAACCAAGTAGTTGCATCGATTGGCCATACAGTAGCGACGTATAATGATGTAGTAAAGGCCATACGAAGTGGAGCTAGAAATGTTACACATTGTTACAATGCGATGACTCCACTACATCACCGTGAACCAGGCGTAGTAGGCGCAACATTTCTTCACGATGAACTAAAAGCTGAATTGATCGCTGATGGAATACATGTATGTAAAGAGTCAGTGAACATACTTTATAAGAATAAAATGAAAGACGGCATTATATTAATAACTGATGCCATGCGTGCTAAAGGTTTAGGTGATGGTACATATGACTTAGGAGGTCAAAAGGTAGAGGTTAATGGCCACGAAGCGCGATTAGGCAATGGTACATTAGCGGGGAGTGTTCTAGAGTATGCTACAGGTGTAAAAAACATGATGCATTTTACGGATACTACAATCGAAGACGTATCGATTATGGCAAGTCAGAATCCCGCTAAACAAATTGGAGTTTTCGATCGAAAAGGGAGTATAGAAGAAGGAAAAGACGCTGATTTGGTTATACTCGATCAGGATTATAATGTTTTAATGACGATTTGTAGAGGACATATTGTATACAGTAAATAG
- a CDS encoding endonuclease MutS2, with translation MFTSSKTLEFEKILEQLKKYTYCSLGIDAIDEIEILNDRDTLDDLLTETDEALRLLYRLGDLPFGGITDIRPHIKRATIGGILNPNELLKISTFIYGSNQIRKYAAKMEQEQIESDKIVFYIENLFNLSDLSREINRCIDDFSNVVDDASPKLKDIRNQIKTNEARIKDRLNSILQSQKDLLTEQLITIRNDRFVVPVKVENKNTFGGIIHDQSQSGNTFYIEPKMVVEVNNRIQNLKNEEKREIEKILRELTLSVSEYVGELQENVYNIKLLDFIYTKAKYAKATNATKPTINDEGFVHLIKARHPLIPEDEIVPNDIMLGQEFTSIIITGPNTGGKTVTLKTLGLLTLMMQAGLLVPANEHSKLAVFDNVFADIGDEQSIEQSLSTFSSHMKTIINIVDNITINSLVLLDELGAGTDPKEGAALAMSLLDYFRKRGSRIIATTHYPELKTYAYNTEKVINASVEFNVETLKPTYKLLIGIPGRSNAFEISKRLGLNELVIEDAREKVDFEQTDVANLISQLETKGLQLEKLIDENEQFNQKLKQEKNTYQSKSLDIDRQKEKMIEKAKQEAASIIKSANQEAKEVINELKELKKGAKTNYKEHEVINIKSKLDSSKYYKQKEKVSKTSHQLKEGDQVMVLTFNRSGILIEQVNKKEWLVQIGALKSRVNNKHLEYIGKDDSNKIEKERTVTVKRAKKKVTMELDLRGNRFDEAISRLDKFIDDSILNNFEKIYIIHGHGTGALRNGVRNYLKKSKYVKSFEYGREGEGGTGVTVANFK, from the coding sequence ATGTTTACTAGTAGCAAAACACTAGAATTCGAAAAAATATTAGAACAATTAAAAAAATATACCTACTGTAGTTTAGGTATAGATGCTATAGATGAAATTGAAATTTTAAATGACCGGGATACACTTGATGATCTTCTAACAGAAACTGATGAAGCATTACGGTTATTATATCGTTTAGGTGATCTTCCTTTTGGTGGTATAACAGATATAAGACCACATATCAAAAGGGCAACGATTGGTGGGATTTTAAATCCTAATGAATTACTTAAAATAAGTACCTTTATATATGGTTCTAATCAAATCAGAAAATATGCAGCAAAAATGGAACAGGAACAAATTGAAAGTGATAAAATTGTATTTTATATTGAGAATTTATTTAATTTAAGTGATCTAAGTAGAGAAATCAATCGCTGTATCGATGATTTTTCAAACGTCGTAGACGATGCATCGCCAAAACTAAAGGATATTCGCAACCAAATTAAAACAAACGAGGCACGAATTAAAGACCGTTTAAATAGTATTTTACAATCACAAAAAGATTTATTAACCGAACAATTGATTACAATACGTAATGATCGGTTTGTTGTACCTGTAAAAGTAGAAAATAAAAATACATTCGGTGGAATCATTCATGATCAATCACAAAGTGGAAACACATTTTATATAGAACCTAAAATGGTAGTTGAAGTCAATAACCGTATTCAAAATTTAAAAAATGAAGAAAAACGTGAAATTGAAAAGATATTAAGAGAACTTACATTGAGTGTTTCAGAATATGTAGGCGAGCTACAAGAGAACGTCTATAATATTAAACTACTTGACTTTATTTATACTAAGGCTAAATACGCTAAGGCGACTAATGCCACTAAACCAACCATTAATGATGAAGGATTTGTTCATTTAATTAAAGCTAGGCATCCGTTAATTCCAGAGGATGAAATCGTTCCAAATGATATTATGTTGGGGCAAGAGTTCACCAGTATTATCATTACAGGGCCAAATACCGGTGGAAAGACGGTTACCCTAAAAACATTGGGTCTTCTTACGTTAATGATGCAGGCTGGATTATTAGTACCCGCTAATGAACATTCCAAGTTAGCTGTATTCGATAACGTGTTTGCTGATATTGGCGATGAACAGAGCATCGAGCAAAGTTTATCAACTTTCTCTTCGCATATGAAGACCATTATTAATATTGTCGACAATATTACGATTAACAGTTTAGTATTGCTTGATGAATTAGGCGCAGGAACAGATCCAAAAGAGGGTGCTGCACTTGCGATGTCTTTACTTGACTACTTTAGAAAACGTGGGTCACGTATAATTGCTACGACACATTACCCTGAACTTAAAACCTATGCTTACAATACTGAAAAAGTGATTAATGCCAGTGTTGAATTCAATGTAGAGACGTTAAAACCAACCTACAAGCTATTAATTGGTATTCCAGGACGTAGTAATGCATTTGAAATTTCAAAGCGATTAGGACTCAATGAATTGGTTATAGAAGACGCACGTGAAAAAGTTGATTTTGAACAAACGGATGTAGCCAATCTAATATCACAACTTGAGACAAAGGGACTACAACTTGAAAAACTAATTGATGAAAATGAACAATTTAATCAAAAACTAAAACAAGAGAAGAATACCTATCAATCAAAGTCTTTAGATATTGATCGCCAGAAAGAAAAGATGATTGAGAAGGCTAAACAAGAAGCCGCATCAATTATTAAAAGTGCAAATCAAGAGGCAAAAGAAGTCATCAATGAACTAAAAGAATTAAAAAAAGGTGCAAAAACAAATTACAAAGAACATGAAGTCATCAATATTAAATCGAAACTTGACTCGTCTAAATATTATAAGCAAAAAGAAAAAGTGTCAAAGACTTCACATCAGCTAAAAGAAGGCGACCAAGTAATGGTCCTAACATTTAATCGTAGTGGTATATTAATTGAACAAGTTAATAAGAAAGAATGGCTCGTACAAATAGGCGCTCTTAAATCTCGCGTTAATAATAAACATCTTGAGTACATAGGAAAAGACGATTCAAATAAGATCGAGAAAGAACGAACGGTAACTGTGAAACGAGCAAAGAAAAAAGTAACAATGGAACTAGATTTACGTGGAAACCGGTTCGATGAAGCGATTTCACGTCTTGATAAATTTATTGATGACTCAATTCTTAACAATTTCGAAAAAATTTACATAATTCACGGACATGGTACGGGAGCTTTACGAAACGGTGTCAGAAATTATTTGAAAAAATCAAAGTATGTTAAGTCATTTGAATACGGAAGAGAAGGCGAAGGTGGAACTGGGGTCACTGTCGCAAACTTTAAATAG
- a CDS encoding 16S rRNA (uracil(1498)-N(3))-methyltransferase, producing MQRYFTKFNEEDQIVELLDEDVHHIKNVMRMREGDEIIVSNQVSAFYAKIVEISEMLVRCELLYKLKNNSELPISISIAQGLPKGDKFEYVIQKTTELGVNKLIPVISERTIVKLDHKKEKKKLMRWKKIVKEAAEQSHRVSLPEINSVISLRQLIRESFEYDYKLVAYEATNEEDQRNFKKVLNKIQPGERILIFIGPEGGITPSEIKQLTDAGFLVTSLGPRILRTETAPLYVMSCISYELELEG from the coding sequence ATGCAACGATATTTTACTAAATTTAATGAAGAAGATCAGATTGTTGAACTATTAGATGAGGATGTCCATCATATAAAAAATGTTATGAGGATGCGTGAAGGTGACGAAATCATTGTTTCGAATCAAGTCTCGGCTTTCTATGCCAAGATTGTTGAGATTAGTGAAATGCTTGTTCGATGTGAATTGTTATATAAATTAAAGAACAATAGTGAGTTGCCGATTTCAATCTCCATTGCTCAGGGCTTACCTAAAGGTGATAAATTCGAATATGTGATACAAAAAACCACTGAACTTGGAGTAAATAAACTAATACCTGTTATAAGCGAGCGTACGATTGTTAAGTTAGATCACAAGAAAGAAAAAAAGAAATTAATGAGATGGAAGAAGATTGTGAAAGAGGCTGCTGAACAATCTCATCGTGTTTCTCTTCCTGAGATTAACAGTGTGATTTCATTAAGACAGTTAATTCGTGAGTCTTTTGAATATGATTATAAATTAGTCGCTTATGAAGCAACGAATGAAGAAGACCAGAGGAACTTTAAAAAGGTATTAAATAAAATACAACCTGGTGAACGCATCCTTATATTTATAGGACCAGAAGGGGGAATAACACCTTCTGAGATCAAACAATTAACTGATGCAGGATTTCTAGTCACAAGTTTAGGACCAAGAATTTTAAGAACGGAAACCGCTCCACTATATGTGATGTCATGTATTTCTTATGAACTAGAATTGGAAGGATGA
- a CDS encoding ferritin, with the protein MLSKKIEEALNKQLNFEIESAHIYLAMSGYFGDLGLDGFKNFFDVQYEEELAHAKKFMNFIIEKGGRVNITGFESPKNDYESIMEVFKISLEHEREVTARIYDLVDLTKEEREHSTESFLQWFVDEQVEEEATFEDIINKLKLLDGVGTYLLDRELAERTLEEIAE; encoded by the coding sequence ATGTTAAGCAAAAAAATTGAAGAAGCATTAAATAAACAATTAAACTTTGAAATTGAATCTGCACATATTTATCTTGCTATGTCAGGTTACTTTGGAGATCTTGGATTAGATGGTTTCAAGAACTTCTTTGATGTACAATATGAAGAAGAATTAGCACATGCAAAAAAATTCATGAACTTTATTATTGAAAAAGGTGGACGCGTGAATATTACAGGATTCGAATCACCAAAGAATGATTACGAATCAATTATGGAAGTATTCAAGATTTCACTTGAACACGAGCGTGAAGTTACTGCTCGCATTTATGATTTAGTAGACTTAACGAAAGAAGAACGTGAACATTCAACAGAATCATTTCTACAATGGTTTGTAGATGAACAAGTAGAAGAAGAGGCAACATTCGAAGACATAATTAATAAATTAAAATTATTAGATGGTGTAGGAACATATCTACTAGATCGAGAGTTAGCAGAACGTACATTAGAAGAAATAGCTGAATAA
- the truB gene encoding tRNA pseudouridine(55) synthase TruB: protein MDRNGILLLNKPKKMTSHDCVSKMRRILGIKKIGHTGTLDPNVTGVLPLCIGEATKILQFLQADRKEYIAEIYLGKKTTTEDLDGDTIEEDHSDKSFTRTEILDVLSQFSGEIKQVPPMYSAVKVNGKKLYEYARKGIEVERPMRKVTIHEIELLSTEEEFSGTQIKFKIRALCSKGTYIRTLAVDIGKALSVPACMSELTRTRSGNFTIDQCQSFEEIETNLANLELISITNALDSFKKIEADTILEKRIKNGGLLSKADFNYDRILFVNKEQVSLAIYEPHPRKEHYIKPIRVFNISKR, encoded by the coding sequence ATGGATCGCAATGGAATTTTACTATTAAATAAACCGAAAAAGATGACAAGTCACGACTGTGTGAGCAAGATGCGCCGTATATTAGGTATAAAAAAAATCGGTCATACAGGAACGCTTGACCCTAACGTAACGGGTGTTTTACCTTTATGTATAGGCGAAGCCACGAAAATTTTACAATTCTTACAGGCTGACAGGAAAGAATATATTGCAGAAATTTATCTAGGGAAAAAAACGACAACAGAAGATTTAGATGGTGATACTATTGAAGAGGATCATTCAGACAAATCATTTACACGCACAGAAATATTAGACGTACTCAGTCAGTTTTCTGGAGAAATTAAACAAGTTCCGCCAATGTATTCGGCTGTAAAAGTAAATGGCAAAAAGCTATACGAATATGCCAGAAAAGGAATAGAAGTAGAGCGTCCGATGCGTAAAGTAACGATTCATGAAATCGAATTACTTTCGACAGAGGAGGAGTTCAGTGGAACTCAAATCAAGTTTAAGATTCGTGCCTTGTGTAGTAAAGGGACCTATATTCGAACATTAGCCGTAGATATAGGAAAGGCACTTTCTGTCCCCGCATGTATGAGTGAGTTAACACGAACAAGGTCAGGAAATTTTACCATTGATCAGTGTCAATCATTTGAAGAAATAGAAACGAATCTAGCCAATTTAGAATTAATTTCAATAACGAATGCTCTTGATTCTTTTAAGAAAATCGAAGCAGATACTATACTCGAGAAGCGCATAAAAAATGGTGGGCTACTGTCTAAAGCAGATTTTAACTATGATCGAATCTTATTCGTAAATAAAGAACAAGTGAGTTTAGCAATCTATGAACCACATCCTAGAAAGGAACACTATATAAAACCAATACGTGTGTTTAATATAAGTAAAAGGTAG
- the trxA gene encoding thioredoxin, with amino-acid sequence MALIKANADNFKNEIENGVVLVDFFADWCGPCKMIAPVLDEVAQEVEDVNIIKLNVDEAPAIAQEYGVMSIPTLMIMKDGNKVAQTMGFQPKEMLINWINENR; translated from the coding sequence ATGGCATTAATCAAAGCAAATGCAGATAACTTTAAGAATGAAATTGAAAATGGTGTTGTTTTAGTGGACTTTTTCGCTGACTGGTGTGGACCTTGTAAGATGATTGCACCTGTATTAGATGAAGTTGCACAGGAAGTAGAAGATGTAAACATTATTAAATTAAATGTTGATGAAGCTCCTGCTATTGCACAAGAATACGGTGTAATGAGTATCCCAACATTAATGATTATGAAAGATGGAAATAAAGTGGCTCAAACAATGGGATTCCAACCAAAAGAAATGCTAATTAATTGGATTAATGAAAACAGATAA
- the dnaJ gene encoding molecular chaperone DnaJ, translating into MSKRDYYDVLGVSKDASGQDIKKAYRKLARKYHPDVSQEEDAETKFKEVQEAYDALSDEQKRAAYDRFGHEGAQGFGGAGGFGGFEGFGGAGGFGDIGDIFEQFFGGGGGGGFSSGGRRGNQAAQGESIRIQMTISFEEAAFGATKEVSINRDEECTRCGGLGAKSKDDISTCNRCNGRGVINQVQQTLLGRMQTQTACPDCNGKGKVIKDKCPECRGRGINSKTAKIKIKIPAGIDDGQQIRIRGKGNAGLNGGPSGDLYVYFNVKKHKFYTREGFDLHGEIPVTFSQATLGDEIEIQTLKGKVKLKVPAGTQPNTEFRIPNKGIKYVNRESYGDLYIRVKLIVPKKVTQKQQELLQEFSELEDKSDSIWDKVRGIFK; encoded by the coding sequence GTGAGCAAACGAGATTATTATGACGTACTGGGTGTTAGTAAAGACGCTTCAGGACAAGATATTAAAAAGGCCTATCGAAAACTTGCAAGAAAATATCATCCTGACGTAAGTCAAGAGGAAGATGCTGAGACGAAATTTAAAGAGGTACAAGAAGCTTATGATGCGCTATCAGATGAACAAAAACGTGCGGCTTATGATCGATTCGGTCATGAGGGAGCGCAAGGATTTGGTGGAGCCGGAGGCTTTGGAGGCTTCGAAGGTTTTGGTGGAGCCGGAGGCTTTGGTGATATAGGAGATATTTTTGAGCAATTCTTTGGTGGCGGAGGTGGCGGAGGCTTCTCATCAGGTGGTCGACGCGGTAATCAAGCCGCACAAGGTGAAAGCATTCGTATTCAAATGACAATTTCATTTGAAGAAGCAGCGTTCGGAGCAACTAAAGAAGTATCCATTAATCGTGATGAAGAATGTACACGTTGTGGAGGACTAGGTGCAAAATCTAAGGATGATATTTCAACGTGTAATAGATGTAACGGTAGAGGTGTAATCAACCAAGTTCAACAAACATTACTCGGAAGAATGCAAACGCAAACTGCATGTCCTGACTGTAATGGAAAAGGTAAAGTAATTAAAGACAAATGTCCTGAGTGTCGTGGAAGAGGTATTAATAGTAAAACTGCAAAAATTAAAATCAAGATACCAGCCGGAATTGATGATGGACAACAGATTAGAATTCGTGGAAAAGGAAATGCTGGCTTAAATGGAGGCCCTAGTGGTGACTTATATGTATACTTTAATGTTAAGAAACATAAGTTCTATACTAGAGAAGGATTTGACTTACACGGAGAAATTCCTGTAACCTTTAGTCAAGCTACACTTGGAGACGAAATTGAGATTCAAACTCTAAAAGGAAAAGTGAAACTAAAAGTTCCTGCAGGAACACAACCGAATACTGAATTTAGAATTCCTAATAAAGGTATTAAATATGTAAATAGAGAATCATATGGTGATCTATATATTCGAGTGAAATTGATTGTTCCTAAAAAAGTAACTCAAAAACAGCAGGAATTACTGCAAGAATTCTCTGAATTAGAAGACAAATCGGATTCTATTTGGGATAAAGTTAGAGGAATTTTTAAATAA
- the rnhC gene encoding ribonuclease HIII — MASVTIIVTKQVLDKMKDFYKDYYVENKNQYAQFIAKVDNCTVTAYTSNKVLFQGKNAKYESTIWEAFLEQESTPKTNNKKINATQTQTKQYEFYLPSIGSDEVGTGDYFGPVVVVAAYIDESVQPLLKKHQVGDSKKLDDTLIKKIAPSLFNAIPYSLSVVNNEIYNREMSKRTMNLNKLKAMVHQHAIKNLIKKLPVKPSNIIIDQFCSKKKFIDYTGDHDFVNYATFETKAEDKFASVACASIMARYIFLEEMEKLSKEYKVTVQKGASKLVDSQGIELVKKHGKQVLNKIAKYHFKNTDRILNTINEHH; from the coding sequence ATGGCGAGTGTTACAATAATCGTAACGAAACAAGTACTAGATAAAATGAAAGACTTCTATAAAGATTATTATGTAGAAAATAAAAATCAATATGCTCAGTTTATAGCAAAGGTTGACAATTGTACCGTTACTGCATACACATCGAATAAGGTCCTTTTTCAAGGAAAGAATGCAAAATACGAATCGACAATATGGGAAGCTTTCCTTGAGCAAGAATCTACTCCTAAAACAAACAATAAAAAAATTAACGCTACACAAACACAAACTAAGCAATATGAGTTTTATTTACCGTCAATCGGTTCTGATGAAGTAGGTACAGGTGACTATTTTGGTCCTGTAGTAGTTGTTGCTGCTTATATCGATGAATCAGTGCAGCCACTTTTAAAGAAGCACCAAGTAGGTGATTCTAAAAAGTTAGATGATACATTGATTAAGAAAATTGCCCCTTCACTCTTTAACGCAATTCCTTATTCACTATCGGTTGTAAACAATGAAATTTATAATCGAGAAATGAGTAAACGCACAATGAATTTAAATAAGTTAAAAGCAATGGTTCATCAACATGCGATTAAGAATTTGATTAAAAAATTACCAGTTAAGCCAAGCAATATTATAATTGATCAATTTTGTTCTAAGAAGAAATTCATTGATTATACAGGAGACCATGACTTTGTAAATTATGCAACTTTTGAAACAAAGGCTGAAGACAAGTTTGCATCAGTTGCGTGTGCTTCAATTATGGCTAGGTACATATTTCTAGAAGAGATGGAAAAACTATCAAAGGAATATAAAGTAACGGTCCAAAAAGGTGCATCTAAATTAGTTGATTCTCAAGGAATTGAACTAGTTAAAAAGCACGGTAAGCAGGTTTTAAACAAGATTGCAAAGTATCATTTTAAAAACACAGATCGAATATTAAATACAATTAATGAACATCACTAA
- the rpsU gene encoding 30S ribosomal protein S21 has translation MAKTIVRSNESLEDALRRFKTDVNRAGTLSEARKRQYYVKPSTNRKLKAAAKGNKKF, from the coding sequence ATGGCAAAGACAATCGTTAGAAGCAATGAGTCACTTGAAGATGCATTACGTCGTTTTAAAACAGATGTTAACCGTGCTGGTACCCTATCTGAAGCGCGCAAGCGTCAATACTATGTGAAACCAAGTACGAACCGTAAGCTAAAAGCAGCAGCTAAAGGTAACAAAAAATTCTAA